From Glycine max cultivar Williams 82 chromosome 11, Glycine_max_v4.0, whole genome shotgun sequence, the proteins below share one genomic window:
- the LOC100815715 gene encoding uncharacterized protein yields the protein MTDNKSSFHPALAISNIRNHISITLEIENVQYSTWAEFFKINARSHKVLHHIISPANGKEKVHAFEDEKELWSTLDATVLSWLYATISNDLLHTIIEPDAPAMDAWNRLRDIFQDNRHSRVVTLEAEFSNTKMENFPNASAYCQHLKSHVDQLKNVGAPVSESRLVIQLVSGLTSAYRGVGTLIRQSAHLPPFYLVRSMLTLEEARSAMVAALQSVYDSNSSHSDQQHRGKPSGYHNNSKKIKNSVAVVLGPVQDSFSVRRPLASTAGV from the coding sequence ATGACGGACAACAAGAGTTCTTTCCATCCGGCTCTTGCGATTTCCAATATACGGAACCATATCTCCATCACTCTTGAAATAGAGAATGTCCAATACTCTACATGGGcggagttttttaaaattaatgcacGTTCTCATAAGGTCCTTCATCATATTATTTCTCCTGCCAACGGCAAAGAGAAGGTACATGCGTTTGAGGATGAAAAGGAATTATGGTCGACTCTTGATGCTACGGTTCTTTCCTGGCTTTATGCAACCATCTCCAATGACTTGTTGCATACAATTATTGAACCCGATGCCCCAGCCATGGATGCTTGGAATAGGTTGAGAGATATTTTCCAAGACAACAGACATTCCCGTGTGGTAACTCTTGAGGCCGAATTCTCCAATACTAAGATGGAGAATTTTCCAAATGCTTCGGCATATTGTCAACATCTCAAGTCCCATGTTGATCAGTTGAAAAATGTTGGAGCACCGGTGTCGGAGAGCCGCCTCGTCATTCAACTTGTTTCGGGTCTCACAAGTGCATATCGAGGTGTAGGGACGTTAATTCGGCAGAGTGCTCATCTACCTCCGTTTTATTTGGTTCGGTCAATGCTCACACTTGAGGAAGCTAGATCGGCAATGGTGGCTGCCTTACAATCCGTTTATGACTCAAATTCCTCACATTCGGACCAACAACACCGTGGGAAGCCGTCTGGATATCacaataattcaaaaaaaataaaaaattcagtgGCAGTGGTCCTGGGTCCGGTTCAAGACAGTTTCAGTGTTCGTCGACCTCTCGCTTCAACTGCGGGGGTGTGA